In one window of Hypanus sabinus isolate sHypSab1 unplaced genomic scaffold, sHypSab1.hap1 scaffold_631, whole genome shotgun sequence DNA:
- the LOC132389699 gene encoding NACHT, LRR and PYD domains-containing protein 12-like, which translates to MLSPGFRPLWKRVGGGIGIGIGRGLPSWGGEPGRIILCGATPAISLRSELRHLKVCPLSVPIEDVQQKHKETLRAKTETLRVNTILMREKVKVFQLVDRYAELTVISTVRDRTLVEHELLARGRDHEEWREKYLRGELEKFGTETLFQSSNSKSGSSAAVAGAPGIGKTTMVQKIVYDWATGKIYQQFQFVFSFKFRELNSINHQTSLMELILDQYPYFGNILREVWKNPKRLLFIFDGLDEFKHRIDFADSQRDTERKHQCPDPECWCEVSDIVYSLIQGKLLPGCSLLVTTRPSALHLLEKAEISVWAEILGFVGEERKQYFIRHFEDQTVAAAVFKYMQENEILYTMSYNPSYCWILALALSPFFTQNVRDLQKVPRTITQLYSYYIYNILKNHGREIENPRDVLLRVGQMAFRGVSEKKIVFTDGDLIKYNLQPSQFLSGFLMELLEREDSGRCVVYTFPHLTIQEFIAAAAQFLTIHPGDILKFLTEAHKTTDGRFEVFLRFIAGLSSPMTARGLEEFLGPFPHQTTCRVIDWVREEVKRQSGNTRSEAGKRSLLNTLHYLFESQNCGLAQATMGSVETLSFSRMLLTPIDCAVLSHAIGICDTIKHLDLLDCHIQCEGIQRLGPGLHKCQELRLGWNELGDSGVELVSAALMNPECKIQKLWLNHVGITDSGAEDLISALSTNRSLTVLNLSGNDLGDSGVELVSAALRNPECKTQKLGLREVSLTDSGAEDLSSSLSTNRSLTELDLSRNELGDSGVKLVSAALGNAECKIQKLDLDDVGLGDAGAEYLASALNTNRSLTQLNLNGNKLGDSGVKLVSAALRNPECKIQKLQLWGVGLTDSGAEDLVSTLSMNRSLTGLNLGWNSLKDRSAPALCRLIETLPNLERVELRYNQFSWNGKEELRSLQERRPGLDVIL; encoded by the exons GGAGGGATCGGGATCGGGATCGGGAGGGGTCTTCCCTCCTGGGGCGGCGAGCCGGGACGGATTATTCTCTGCGGGGCAACACCAGCAATTTCCCTTCG TTCTGAATTGAGGCATCTAAAAGTTTGTCCACTGTCTGTTCCCattgaagatgttcaacagaaacacaaggagactctgcgggcaaaaactgaaacactgagagtgaacacaatcctgatgagggagaaggtgaaggttttccaactggttgatcgatacgctgagctcacggtcatttctactgttcgagatcggacactggtagaacatgagctgctggcaagaggcagagaccacgaggagtggagagagaaatatcTCCGTGGAGAGCTGGAAAAATTCGGGACTGAAACATTGTTCCAGAGCAGTAACTCCAAATCTGGGAGCtcggcagcagtggctggagccccggggatcgggaaaacaacaatggtacaaaagattgtttacgactgggccacagggaaaatataccaacaattccagtttgtgttcagtttcaaattccgggaattaaactccattaaccatcaaacaagcctgatggaactgattctggatcagtatccttactttgggaatatcctgagagaggtctggaagaacccaaagagattgctgtttatatttgatggtttggatgaattcaagcacagaatcgattttgctgacagtcagagagacacagaacgcaagcaccagtgcccagatcccgagtgctggtgtgaagtgtctgacattgtgtacagtttaatccagggcaagctgctcccagggtgttcactgctggtgaccacccgcccctctgcgttacatttattggaaaaggctgagatcagtgtctgggctgaaatcctgggatttgttggtgaggaacggaagcaatatttcatcaggcattttgaagatcagacggtggctgCAGCTGTTTTCAAATACAtgcaggagaacgagatcctgtacaccatgagctacaacccctcctactgctggatcctcgctctggcattgagccccttcttcacacaaaatgTCAGGGACCTGCAGAAAGTTCCCaggaccatcacccaactgtactcctactatatttacaacatcctgaaaaaccacggccgagAGATCGAGAACCctcgtgatgtgttactcagggttggtcagatggccttcagaggagtgtccgagaagaagattgtgtttacagatggagatttgatcaagtacaatctgcagccttcccagttcctgtccgggttcttgatggagcttttggagagggaGGATTCTGGCCGgtgcgtggtgtacacattcccacacctcaccatccaagagtttatAGCTGCAGCTGCACAATTCCTGACTAtacatcccggggatatcctgaaatttctcactgaagcccacaagacgacagatgggcgatttgaggtatttctccgttttattgctggtctctcctccccaatgacagctcggggcctggaggagtttctgggtccatttcctcatcaaacaacctgccgggtgattgactgggtgagggaggaggttaaacgccagagtggtAACACGAGGAgcgaagctggtaaaaggagcctcctgaacacattacactacctgtttgagtctcaaaATTGTGGGCTGGCTCAGGCCACaatgggatctgtggaaacactttcattcagtcGAATGttactgaccccgattgactgcgcggtcctgtctcatgccatcggaatctgtgatacaataaaacatctCGACCTTTTggactgccacattcagtgtgaaggaatccagcggctggggcccgggctgcacaagtgccaggagttgag ACTTGGGtggaatgaactgggagattcaggagtggaactggtgtctgcggctctgatgaacccggagtgtaaaatacagaaactgtg gctaaACCACGTGGGTATCACCGATTCTGGTGCTGAGGATCTCATCTCCGCACTCAGTACAAACCGGTCACTGACAGTTCTGAACCTGAGTGGTAAtgacctgggagattcaggagtggaactggtgtctgcggctctgaggaacccagagtgtaaaacacagaaactggg GCTAAGGGAGGtcagtctcacagattctggtgccgaggatctctcCTCTTCCCTCAGTACTAACCGATCACTGACGGAACTGGACCTGAGTcggaatgaactgggagattctggagtgaaactggtgtctgcggctctgggAAATGCAGAGTGTAAGATACAGAAACTGGA CCTGGACGATGTTGGTCTCGGAGACGCTGGTGCGGAatatctcgcctccgctctcaatACAAACAGGTCACTGACGCAGCTGAACCTGAATggaaataaactgggagattcaggagtgaaactggtgtctgcagctctgaggaacccggaatgtaaaatacagaaactgca GCTGTGGGGTGTTGGTCTCACAGATTCCGGTGCTGAAGATCTCGTCTCCACTCTCAGTATGAACCGGTCACTGACAGGGCTAAACCTCGGATGGAACTCACTCAAAGACCGATCTGCTCCCGCTCTCTGCCGCCTCATAGAGACCCTCCCGAATCTGGAGCGGGtcga gctgcggTACAATCAGTTCAGTTGGAATGGAAAGGAGGAACTGAGGTCTCTGCAGGAACGCAGACCTGGACTGGACGTGATCCTGTGA